Proteins from one Leptospira wolffii serovar Khorat str. Khorat-H2 genomic window:
- a CDS encoding metallophosphoesterase, producing the protein MTNDSTEIRIALVGDIHGFWTMVDTEYFGRSSYGSIFFTGDLGNNRPGNANRIAKEIAKIPKPKYLIPGNHDSTSFFQLAVELFGFSPKLGNLSFPLHLLRWKKFLHDLGDIRVCRYNLFSESSDYSLLGARPLSMGGRLNFIPFLKYFHGIGTMEESSQRLLSLLADTDSQKDLLVLAHNGPSGLGARAKDIWGCDFRKEEGDFGDGDLGDFILESVLRNRAPKVVVAGHMHHSSRKGKQKTRVWKKRKDGILYVNPARVPRIFTDPNGNIWHHHVALVRRNGIWDADAIFLKNGREEVFPLPEFLEREKASIQEE; encoded by the coding sequence ATGACAAATGATTCCACCGAAATTCGAATCGCATTGGTAGGTGATATCCACGGGTTCTGGACGATGGTCGATACGGAATATTTCGGTAGGAGTTCCTACGGGAGCATTTTCTTTACGGGGGATTTGGGGAACAACCGTCCCGGAAATGCCAATCGAATCGCAAAAGAAATCGCAAAGATTCCTAAGCCTAAATACCTAATTCCCGGAAACCACGACAGCACATCGTTTTTTCAATTAGCGGTAGAGCTTTTCGGATTCTCCCCTAAACTGGGAAATCTTTCCTTTCCGCTGCATCTTTTGAGATGGAAAAAGTTCCTACACGACTTAGGGGATATAAGAGTCTGCCGCTATAATCTATTTTCGGAAAGTTCCGACTATTCACTATTAGGTGCAAGGCCCCTTTCCATGGGAGGAAGATTGAATTTTATTCCTTTCTTAAAATATTTCCACGGAATCGGTACGATGGAAGAATCCTCGCAACGGCTTTTATCCTTACTCGCAGACACCGATTCGCAAAAAGACCTTTTGGTACTTGCTCATAACGGACCATCGGGACTCGGTGCGAGGGCCAAGGACATATGGGGCTGCGATTTTAGAAAAGAAGAGGGGGATTTTGGGGACGGCGACCTGGGCGATTTCATTCTAGAATCCGTCCTAAGGAACCGGGCTCCCAAAGTTGTGGTTGCGGGTCATATGCACCATTCTTCTCGAAAGGGGAAACAGAAGACACGCGTATGGAAAAAAAGAAAGGATGGAATTCTATACGTAAATCCGGCTCGAGTTCCCAGAATCTTCACTGATCCGAACGGAAACATCTGGCATCATCACGTCGCTTTGGTCAGACGGAACGGAATTTGGGACGCAGATGCGATTTTTCTAAAGAATGGGAGGGAGGAAGTTTTCCCTCTCCCGGAATTCCTGGAGAGGGAAAAGGCAAGCATACAAGAGGAGTAA
- a CDS encoding tetratricopeptide repeat protein: MSEPIEKTQTGKEEEDSHFAQIKSLAKEAYRYLDSRQWDKAESKLKELLAKEPTNTYGLVGMGDLHFKRKEFRQALDFYNRCIKEDSSNKFSLMGLMNCYREMNLLNRVIEVAEEYRHITITDASILSRVADAHRKLKNFKESEVYYMQALQINPKDQYVIVGLGHLFFACQRYKDAISWWEKLLVIQPDNIKILTEIGNSYRKIKDFDEAIRYYRRAADLDPRNFFALYGLAESYRGKKDFRKANEFWERILEFDPDNKLIINRYADSLRGMGEFDKALECFNRILSEGEDYFALLGKASSLKMKGARDKAEEIYLDLYRKFPMDPRPVVELSELYYDMGKKDDALKLLNEFHRKQPLNEEVKQKLEAFSE, translated from the coding sequence ATGAGCGAACCCATTGAAAAAACACAAACCGGAAAGGAAGAGGAAGATTCCCACTTCGCGCAAATCAAGAGTTTAGCGAAAGAAGCCTACCGTTATCTCGATAGCAGACAATGGGATAAGGCGGAATCCAAACTGAAGGAGCTTTTGGCCAAGGAACCCACTAATACTTACGGGTTAGTCGGCATGGGGGATCTCCACTTCAAGCGCAAGGAATTCCGACAGGCACTGGACTTTTATAATCGATGCATCAAAGAGGATTCATCCAATAAATTTTCCCTGATGGGACTCATGAACTGCTACCGAGAAATGAACCTACTCAATCGGGTCATCGAGGTCGCGGAAGAATACAGACATATCACGATTACGGACGCTTCCATTCTAAGTCGAGTGGCGGATGCACATCGCAAACTGAAGAATTTCAAAGAGTCCGAAGTGTATTACATGCAAGCCTTGCAGATCAATCCTAAGGATCAGTATGTGATCGTCGGATTAGGGCATTTATTCTTCGCGTGCCAAAGATACAAGGACGCGATCAGCTGGTGGGAGAAACTTTTAGTCATCCAGCCGGATAACATCAAGATCCTGACCGAAATAGGAAACAGTTATCGTAAGATTAAAGACTTCGACGAGGCGATTCGTTATTATAGAAGAGCCGCCGATCTAGATCCGCGCAATTTCTTCGCGTTATACGGACTAGCCGAATCCTATCGAGGCAAAAAGGATTTCCGCAAGGCCAACGAGTTTTGGGAAAGAATCCTGGAGTTCGATCCGGATAATAAACTCATCATCAATAGGTACGCGGATAGCTTGCGAGGTATGGGAGAATTCGACAAGGCGTTGGAATGCTTCAACCGTATTCTATCCGAAGGAGAGGACTACTTCGCTCTGTTAGGAAAAGCCTCTTCCCTTAAGATGAAAGGTGCGAGAGACAAGGCCGAAGAGATTTATTTGGATCTGTACAGAAAATTCCCTATGGACCCTCGTCCGGTTGTGGAACTGTCGGAACTATATTACGATATGGGCAAGAAAGACGACGCGCTCAAGCTATTGAACGAATTTCACAGAAAGCAGCCTTTGAACGAGGAAGTAAAACAGAAGCTGGAAGCCTTTTCCGAGTAA
- the ilvB gene encoding biosynthetic-type acetolactate synthase large subunit, translating into MSKSEGKITGARLMVELLEEYGVDIVFGYPGGAILPFYDELYKSKKIKHILVRHEQGAIHMAEGYARSTGKLGVCIATSGPGATNLVTGLTDAKLDSVPILAITGQVATNTIGTDAFQEADIYGITIPITKYNALIKSADDLARHFQEATLIALGGRPGPVLLDFPKDVQTELTDVRKAGQLKINPRHYEKPKIGGDLESFAAALNQAKRPLLYVGGGAINANAAKEIKELAEKGNIPVTTTLMGIGSFPGTHPLSVGMLGMHGTAYANKAVLECDYILNLGARFDDRVAKPGEFAENAVRAHIDIDTAEFNKRVSVDHLLHGDLKQVLQALIPKVKPADRKEWVSLLDGLKKSHPLDFDDNTDTIKPQAFLKRLFEKSKGKAIVSTDVGQHQMWAAQYYLFDEPNRWLTSGGLGTMGYGLPAAIGAKFGNPKDTVICVSGDGSIQMNIQELATIAMYKKGVKVLIFNNNFLGMVRQWQELFYEERFSESEWNYNPDFVKLAEAYSIKGQRISSKGEVDAAIDAFLENDEARLLEVMIPAEEKVFPMIPAGKSQKDMIEFSDAIRAGKK; encoded by the coding sequence ATGTCGAAAAGCGAAGGAAAAATAACCGGTGCTAGGTTGATGGTCGAACTCCTGGAAGAATACGGGGTCGACATCGTATTCGGGTATCCGGGCGGCGCCATTCTGCCATTTTACGACGAATTATACAAAAGTAAGAAGATCAAACATATCCTAGTCAGACACGAACAAGGTGCCATTCACATGGCGGAAGGTTACGCTCGTTCGACAGGAAAACTGGGAGTTTGCATTGCGACTTCCGGCCCGGGAGCTACCAACCTCGTTACCGGTCTAACCGATGCCAAATTGGATTCGGTCCCGATCCTTGCCATTACCGGTCAGGTGGCTACGAACACGATCGGCACGGACGCTTTCCAAGAGGCGGATATTTACGGTATCACCATACCTATCACCAAATACAATGCACTTATCAAATCCGCCGACGATTTAGCCCGTCATTTTCAAGAAGCGACTCTGATCGCTTTGGGAGGGAGACCGGGACCTGTGCTTCTGGATTTTCCCAAGGACGTGCAAACGGAACTCACGGACGTTAGAAAAGCGGGTCAGCTGAAAATCAATCCTAGACATTACGAAAAGCCGAAGATCGGTGGAGATCTGGAATCCTTTGCCGCGGCTCTAAACCAAGCGAAGCGTCCCTTACTATATGTAGGGGGAGGTGCGATAAACGCGAATGCCGCCAAGGAAATCAAAGAGTTAGCCGAGAAGGGAAATATTCCCGTGACGACCACTCTTATGGGGATCGGTAGTTTTCCGGGAACTCATCCTCTTTCCGTGGGAATGTTGGGTATGCACGGAACCGCCTATGCCAACAAAGCAGTATTAGAATGTGATTATATTCTAAATTTAGGTGCTAGATTCGACGATCGGGTCGCTAAACCGGGAGAATTCGCGGAGAATGCCGTTCGCGCTCATATAGATATAGATACCGCGGAGTTCAATAAGAGAGTTTCCGTGGATCATCTATTGCACGGAGATCTGAAGCAAGTATTGCAGGCTCTAATCCCTAAAGTGAAGCCGGCGGATCGCAAGGAATGGGTCTCCCTACTGGACGGCCTAAAGAAATCCCATCCGCTGGACTTCGACGACAATACGGATACTATCAAACCCCAGGCTTTCCTGAAAAGATTATTCGAAAAAAGTAAAGGAAAGGCGATCGTATCCACGGATGTGGGTCAACATCAGATGTGGGCCGCGCAATATTATCTTTTCGACGAACCTAATCGTTGGTTGACTTCCGGGGGACTAGGAACGATGGGATACGGCTTGCCTGCTGCGATCGGAGCTAAATTCGGAAATCCCAAGGATACGGTGATCTGCGTTTCCGGAGACGGTTCCATTCAGATGAATATACAGGAACTCGCTACGATTGCAATGTATAAGAAGGGAGTTAAGGTACTTATCTTCAATAATAACTTTTTAGGTATGGTTCGCCAGTGGCAGGAACTTTTCTACGAGGAAAGATTCTCCGAATCGGAATGGAATTATAATCCTGATTTCGTGAAATTGGCGGAAGCCTATTCCATCAAAGGACAGAGGATTTCCAGCAAGGGAGAAGTGGACGCGGCTATCGACGCCTTTTTGGAAAATGACGAAGCCAGATTATTGGAAGTGATGATCCCTGCGGAAGAGAAAGTTTTCCCGATGATTCCTGCAGGCAAGTCCCAGAAAGACATGATCGAATTTTCCGACGCAATCCGGGCCGGTAAAAAATGA
- the ilvN gene encoding acetolactate synthase small subunit codes for MKHILKILVNNHPGVMSHVSGLFTRRSYNIDSIAVGVTDNAEVSSMVIVVKGDDGVVEQVKRQLLKLPDVIEVEDLAYHDCISRELILVVVKSDDVNRTEIISICDVFEARIADLTKTSLTIEFSGNTRQVNHFIEMMQKYGILEIARTGQIALRYRSV; via the coding sequence ATGAAACATATACTTAAGATTTTAGTAAATAACCATCCCGGGGTCATGAGCCATGTATCGGGACTCTTTACGAGACGTAGCTATAATATAGATTCTATCGCGGTTGGAGTAACCGATAACGCGGAAGTTTCCAGCATGGTTATAGTCGTCAAAGGGGACGACGGAGTGGTAGAGCAGGTAAAACGCCAGCTTCTAAAATTGCCGGACGTAATCGAGGTAGAAGATTTAGCTTATCACGACTGCATCAGCAGAGAATTGATTCTAGTCGTGGTAAAAAGCGACGACGTAAACCGCACCGAAATCATTTCTATTTGCGACGTTTTCGAGGCGAGAATCGCGGATTTGACCAAAACTTCCCTGACTATCGAATTCTCCGGAAATACGAGACAGGTGAATCATTTCATAGAGATGATGCAAAAATACGGAATCTTGGAGATCGCTCGTACCGGTCAGATCGCTCTCCGATATAGATCCGTTTAA
- a CDS encoding methyl-accepting chemotaxis protein — translation MSIRTRISLYLSLVLFLGFTVLTAINSVLSYRSLHSEIEVGSALSAERYTFEVKDYLDNAMGMTRGFRMLLIFSNPKRQEVVDTMQEILRRNPKWFGMWTVYEPDAFDGADAQYRNTKGHDATGRFVTYVHSVKENGEAVIEPSINYENTDSSADFYQVPKKTMEPLVTDPYDYPAGGKIVQMISLCVPVSNHGKFWGVLGMDITTAQLQESLGGIKPFRGQGYLALISPKGLYAANGGNPNLVGKKIPDENEWKLVLEKAEGSERFTYESEGFTHHFFPFKIGKGQKQWVMQISIPDKIFADELLGVVGQNAISSLVIVLMIVVVLHFIFQRLISAGLLTAIGFSEEIAKGNLLASADYRRKDEIGALLSAMNTMREHLFNVVREIGVSTSQLTGTAEKMAVSSQNFSDVAQTQASAAEECSAAVEELAASAQNVGKSMEKAVSSMREIDGNVVRLKEQIASINDEMQGLVSLAVASKDEAVTGETAMSTSNQAMGAIGDSASRINEILSLITEISEKTNLLALNAAIEAARAGEAGKGFAVVAEEIGKLASQTSTSVQEISGLVNSTNNAVLDGNTKMGEASEVLKRIKDRVDEFDRSAKAVLVSVRTQEDNTREIAQNANSLMTFSLQIEEAVGEQRRATEEITKTIVSISEGTQEIAGGANDLTSFSGDMHGQSEQLANLIGKFKVG, via the coding sequence ATGAGTATTCGAACGAGAATTTCACTTTATCTTTCCTTGGTCTTATTCTTAGGTTTTACGGTTCTGACTGCCATCAATTCCGTTCTGTCGTACCGAAGCCTTCATTCGGAGATAGAAGTCGGCTCAGCTCTAAGCGCGGAACGTTACACATTCGAAGTAAAGGATTATTTGGATAATGCGATGGGGATGACCCGCGGATTCCGTATGCTTCTGATTTTCTCGAATCCGAAAAGACAGGAAGTCGTCGATACGATGCAGGAGATTCTACGCAGGAATCCGAAATGGTTCGGCATGTGGACAGTATACGAACCCGATGCTTTCGACGGAGCGGATGCCCAATATAGAAATACTAAGGGTCACGATGCGACAGGGAGATTCGTGACTTATGTACATTCCGTAAAGGAAAACGGAGAGGCGGTAATCGAGCCCTCCATCAATTACGAAAACACGGATAGCTCCGCCGATTTCTATCAGGTACCCAAGAAGACAATGGAGCCTCTAGTGACGGATCCTTACGATTATCCGGCGGGAGGAAAGATCGTTCAAATGATCTCTCTTTGCGTTCCCGTAAGTAACCACGGAAAATTCTGGGGTGTACTCGGTATGGATATCACCACCGCGCAATTGCAGGAAAGTCTAGGCGGGATCAAACCGTTTCGAGGGCAGGGTTATCTGGCTTTGATTTCTCCTAAGGGCCTCTATGCGGCAAACGGAGGTAATCCGAATCTTGTAGGTAAGAAGATTCCGGACGAGAATGAATGGAAGCTTGTCCTGGAAAAAGCGGAGGGAAGCGAAAGATTCACATACGAGTCCGAAGGTTTTACCCATCATTTCTTCCCTTTTAAGATTGGCAAGGGCCAAAAACAATGGGTGATGCAGATAAGCATTCCGGATAAGATTTTCGCGGATGAATTGCTCGGAGTTGTAGGACAAAATGCGATTTCTTCCTTAGTTATTGTGCTTATGATCGTAGTAGTATTGCATTTTATTTTCCAAAGATTGATTTCAGCGGGACTTCTCACCGCTATCGGCTTCTCCGAAGAGATTGCGAAAGGAAATCTTTTGGCCTCCGCAGACTACCGAAGAAAAGACGAGATCGGTGCGTTACTCTCCGCCATGAATACGATGAGAGAACATTTATTTAATGTGGTCCGCGAAATAGGGGTTTCGACATCCCAGCTTACGGGAACCGCCGAAAAGATGGCGGTTTCTTCCCAGAATTTTTCCGACGTGGCCCAAACTCAGGCTTCCGCCGCGGAAGAATGTTCCGCAGCGGTAGAAGAATTAGCCGCCTCTGCCCAGAACGTGGGAAAATCCATGGAAAAGGCGGTTTCTAGTATGAGAGAAATCGACGGTAACGTTGTAAGATTGAAGGAACAAATCGCAAGTATCAACGACGAGATGCAAGGATTGGTAAGTCTTGCAGTCGCCTCGAAGGATGAGGCCGTTACGGGAGAAACCGCAATGAGCACTTCCAACCAAGCGATGGGAGCGATCGGAGATAGCGCTTCCAGAATCAACGAGATACTTTCCTTGATTACCGAGATTTCGGAGAAAACGAACCTCCTGGCATTGAATGCAGCTATCGAGGCGGCGAGAGCGGGCGAGGCGGGTAAAGGGTTTGCGGTTGTGGCCGAAGAGATCGGAAAACTTGCCTCTCAGACTTCCACGAGCGTACAAGAAATCTCCGGTCTTGTAAATTCCACGAACAACGCTGTCCTCGACGGAAATACCAAAATGGGAGAGGCTTCCGAGGTATTGAAAAGGATTAAGGATAGAGTGGACGAATTCGATCGATCCGCCAAGGCAGTACTCGTTTCCGTTCGAACCCAAGAGGATAATACGAGAGAAATAGCGCAAAACGCAAATAGTCTTATGACTTTCAGTTTGCAGATAGAAGAGGCCGTAGGCGAGCAACGTAGGGCGACGGAGGAAATCACGAAAACCATCGTGAGCATTTCCGAAGGAACCCAGGAGATTGCGGGAGGAGCGAACGATCTTACTAGCTTCTCCGGCGATATGCACGGACAATCGGAACAGCTCGCCAATCTGATCGGAAAATTCAAGGTAGGATGA
- a CDS encoding methyl-accepting chemotaxis protein, translating to MSIRFRISLYISLILFAAFSVLAAFNSYSSYSNLREEVEQSSDVTAERWSYEIMEQLNTLMGLIRGFRFPLMYASPPREQVIQTIEEILKRNQDYFAMWVCYEPNAYDGKDYAYRNTRGHDASGRFIPYLNRAKAIDKIELEPLRDFDNTDGSGDYYQVAKRTNQMAVVGPINYVASGKDTLMISLVTPISLDKKFYGAAGLDIDLKSLQEKLGSKKPFRGKGFLAFISPDGLYAINGNNHELLGKKIPDEAELKKYLEFSKAGKRFVLESDGHTNFYFPFHIGKDPKFWTLLVSIPNSVYYENIGSIILQSAVSALITLALVLIALNLIFDRLVSSGLLKAIGFSDEIAKGNLLVKSDYANQDEIGTLLSSMDQMRSNILGVVTEMRSSSKRLSSKSEEMAVSSRNFSDVAQTQASAAEESSAAVEELAASAQNVGKSMEQAVENTREIDGNVVRLREQIVNINGEMQGLVNLAVESKKQAITGEGAMEASTSAMGEIGESASRITEILSIITEISEKTNLLALNAAIEAARAGEAGKGFAVVAEEIGKLASQTSTSVQEIGGLVDSTNDAVMNGNAKVQEAAQILKRLRHSVNEFETSANKVLISVKEQEENTGRIGKSSTTLMNFSMQISEAVAEQKNATNEITKTIVSISEGTQDIAGGADDLTSFSEEMLSLSEQLSRLIEKFRID from the coding sequence ATGAGTATTCGGTTCAGGATTTCCCTGTATATCTCCTTGATACTATTCGCCGCGTTTTCCGTACTCGCGGCTTTCAATTCCTATTCATCCTATAGCAATCTAAGGGAAGAAGTGGAGCAGAGTTCCGACGTTACGGCCGAACGTTGGTCCTATGAAATCATGGAGCAGCTCAATACTCTAATGGGTTTGATCCGGGGATTCAGATTTCCTTTGATGTACGCTTCTCCTCCTAGAGAACAGGTGATTCAGACCATCGAGGAAATTCTGAAGAGAAACCAGGACTATTTCGCTATGTGGGTCTGCTACGAACCGAACGCGTACGACGGAAAGGATTACGCATATCGGAATACAAGGGGACATGACGCGAGTGGTAGATTCATCCCTTATCTGAATAGGGCCAAGGCAATTGATAAGATAGAATTGGAACCTTTACGGGATTTCGATAATACGGATGGTTCCGGGGATTATTATCAAGTCGCAAAAAGGACCAACCAAATGGCGGTGGTGGGTCCTATCAATTATGTTGCGAGCGGAAAGGATACGCTCATGATTTCTCTCGTCACTCCTATCAGCCTGGATAAGAAATTCTACGGAGCTGCGGGTTTGGATATAGATCTCAAATCCTTGCAGGAAAAATTAGGAAGCAAGAAACCTTTTCGAGGCAAGGGATTTCTAGCCTTTATCTCTCCGGACGGTCTGTATGCGATCAACGGAAACAATCACGAATTATTAGGTAAGAAAATTCCGGACGAAGCGGAGTTGAAAAAATATCTGGAATTCAGCAAAGCTGGCAAGAGATTCGTTCTCGAATCCGACGGTCATACGAATTTTTACTTTCCATTCCATATAGGAAAGGATCCTAAGTTTTGGACCCTTCTCGTATCCATTCCCAATTCCGTATATTATGAAAATATAGGAAGCATCATTCTTCAATCCGCGGTTTCCGCCTTGATTACCTTGGCTTTGGTTTTGATCGCCTTGAATCTTATTTTCGATCGATTGGTAAGCTCTGGTCTTTTGAAAGCGATCGGTTTTTCCGATGAAATCGCGAAGGGAAATCTCCTGGTCAAAAGCGATTACGCGAATCAGGATGAGATCGGAACCTTATTATCCTCGATGGATCAGATGAGATCCAATATTTTAGGCGTCGTTACCGAGATGCGTTCCTCCTCTAAACGATTGAGCTCCAAATCGGAAGAGATGGCGGTTTCTTCCCGGAATTTTTCGGACGTCGCCCAAACCCAAGCATCCGCCGCGGAAGAATCCTCCGCAGCAGTGGAAGAATTGGCCGCTTCAGCTCAGAATGTGGGAAAATCCATGGAACAAGCCGTGGAGAATACGAGAGAAATCGACGGAAACGTGGTCAGATTGCGGGAACAAATCGTGAATATCAATGGAGAAATGCAAGGTCTCGTAAATCTTGCGGTGGAATCCAAGAAGCAAGCGATAACGGGAGAAGGCGCCATGGAAGCTTCCACTTCCGCGATGGGAGAAATCGGAGAAAGCGCATCCAGGATTACCGAGATTCTCTCCATCATTACCGAAATTTCCGAAAAGACCAATTTGCTCGCATTGAATGCGGCTATCGAGGCCGCGAGAGCGGGTGAGGCGGGAAAAGGCTTTGCGGTTGTCGCGGAAGAAATCGGAAAACTTGCTTCTCAAACTTCCACGAGCGTTCAGGAAATCGGCGGACTCGTGGATTCCACTAACGATGCGGTGATGAATGGAAACGCCAAGGTTCAGGAGGCGGCTCAGATACTGAAGCGCCTCAGGCATAGTGTAAACGAATTCGAGACTTCCGCAAACAAGGTCCTAATTTCAGTTAAGGAACAAGAAGAGAATACCGGAAGGATCGGAAAAAGTTCCACTACTCTGATGAACTTCAGTATGCAGATCTCCGAAGCGGTCGCGGAGCAGAAGAATGCCACGAACGAAATCACGAAAACCATCGTGAGTATCTCGGAAGGAACTCAGGATATAGCTGGAGGAGCGGACGATCTTACGTCATTCTCCGAAGAGATGCTGAGTCTTTCCGAGCAACTTTCTCGTCTGATCGAAAAGTTTAGAATAGATTGA
- the hemW gene encoding radical SAM family heme chaperone HemW has product MSQNPHIVRKTNTGGIYVHYPFCVHKCSYCDFYSEGIGLEPSPLEGKLFSRYKEEFSARLGAFPELKRKEFDTIFFGGGTPSKASPERYADLIRFLKSNILFSENSEISLECNPEDITEDYLTSLYQAGVNRVHVGIQSFLPRNLKFLDRYYDPDTYPRILETLSHSPIRNFGADLIFGLPGQNESEFYEDAESVLKAGVSHISIYALTVEKGTEYSRKVSSGISQAPSEEMQESVLKNLPSFLESKGFEQYEVSNYSKPGMFSRHNMKYWTYEYYMGIGPGAHGFLPGGRYSNPRNTSTYLKRLETEKYETSDPFEELLVSLFRIFLPVDLSGFFDILGDRKEGLMGKLRKKSEEGKCSMDGTIFRWNKESVLFLDSEILDLATEE; this is encoded by the coding sequence TTGAGCCAAAACCCTCATATTGTTCGAAAGACTAATACGGGTGGTATTTACGTACATTATCCTTTTTGCGTACATAAATGCAGCTATTGCGATTTCTATTCGGAGGGAATCGGTCTAGAGCCTTCTCCTCTGGAAGGGAAATTATTCTCCAGATATAAGGAAGAATTTTCCGCGAGATTGGGAGCCTTTCCCGAATTAAAAAGGAAGGAATTCGATACGATCTTTTTCGGAGGAGGCACTCCTTCCAAGGCCTCGCCCGAAAGATATGCGGATTTGATTCGATTCTTAAAATCGAATATTCTATTTTCGGAAAATTCGGAAATCAGTCTAGAATGCAACCCGGAGGACATTACCGAAGACTATCTGACTTCCTTATACCAGGCGGGAGTGAATCGGGTCCATGTGGGAATCCAATCCTTTCTTCCTAGAAATCTGAAATTCCTGGATCGGTATTACGATCCGGATACTTATCCCAGAATCCTCGAAACTCTTTCCCACTCACCCATACGCAATTTCGGTGCCGATCTGATCTTCGGGCTTCCCGGGCAGAATGAATCTGAATTTTACGAAGACGCAGAATCCGTATTGAAAGCGGGTGTCTCGCATATCAGCATCTATGCCTTAACCGTGGAAAAGGGAACCGAATACAGCCGCAAAGTATCTTCCGGAATCTCCCAAGCTCCTTCCGAGGAAATGCAGGAGTCCGTTCTGAAGAATTTACCTTCTTTTCTGGAATCCAAAGGTTTCGAACAATACGAGGTGTCCAATTATTCCAAACCCGGAATGTTCTCGCGTCATAATATGAAATACTGGACCTACGAATATTATATGGGAATCGGCCCGGGAGCTCACGGCTTTTTGCCGGGAGGAAGATATTCCAACCCCAGAAACACTTCGACATATTTAAAAAGATTGGAGACGGAAAAATATGAAACTTCCGACCCTTTCGAAGAACTCTTAGTTTCCCTGTTTAGAATCTTCCTTCCCGTGGATCTAAGCGGTTTTTTTGATATATTAGGCGATCGTAAAGAAGGCCTGATGGGCAAATTGAGAAAAAAATCCGAAGAAGGGAAATGCTCCATGGACGGGACCATATTCCGCTGGAACAAGGAGTCAGTCCTTTTTCTGGACTCCGAGATCCTGGATCTGGCTACGGAAGAGTAA